From a region of the Pseudanabaena sp. ABRG5-3 genome:
- the metK gene encoding methionine adenosyltransferase produces the protein MASRFLFTSESVTEGHPDKICDQISDTILDTLLAQDPRSRVAAEVVVNTGLVLITGEITTKAHVNYVDIARKKIAEIGYTNADNGFSANSCAVIVALDEQSPDIAQGVNVALEARTGEEEDAALEAVGAGDQGIMFGFACDETPEFMPMPIAIAHRLARQLSVVRKNGKLPYLRPDGKTQVTVVYEGDKPVAIDTILISTQHDAAIDGITDEAKVQEKIKADLWTHVVLPSFADTSVKPNDQTRYLVNPTGKFVIGGPQGDSGLTGRKIIVDTYGGYARHGGGAFSGKDPTKVDRSAAYAARHAAKNIVAAGLASKCELQISYAIGVARPTSMHIDTFGTGKVDEETLLRLVKDNFDLRPAAIIKNFDLQNLPSTRGGRFYQNVAAYGHLGRNDLDLPWERLDKVEILKKNA, from the coding sequence TTGGCTAGTCGCTTCTTATTTACATCTGAATCGGTTACGGAAGGACATCCTGATAAAATTTGCGATCAGATTTCCGATACGATTCTTGATACCTTGTTGGCTCAAGATCCGCGATCGCGTGTCGCTGCCGAGGTTGTAGTAAACACTGGTCTGGTCTTGATCACAGGGGAAATTACAACCAAAGCGCATGTCAATTACGTCGATATTGCCCGTAAAAAAATTGCTGAAATTGGTTATACCAATGCTGATAACGGTTTCTCAGCAAATAGCTGTGCGGTGATCGTTGCCCTTGATGAACAGTCCCCAGATATTGCTCAGGGCGTGAATGTTGCCCTAGAAGCCCGCACTGGTGAAGAAGAAGATGCTGCCCTCGAAGCAGTAGGTGCGGGCGACCAAGGGATTATGTTTGGGTTTGCCTGTGACGAAACACCTGAATTTATGCCCATGCCGATCGCGATCGCCCATCGCCTCGCCCGTCAGCTATCGGTTGTCCGAAAAAATGGCAAATTACCTTACTTACGTCCCGATGGCAAAACCCAAGTTACTGTAGTTTACGAAGGTGATAAGCCCGTTGCGATCGACACGATCCTCATCTCGACACAGCATGATGCGGCGATCGATGGCATTACTGACGAAGCCAAAGTACAGGAAAAAATCAAAGCTGATCTATGGACTCATGTAGTCTTGCCTAGCTTTGCCGATACTTCCGTGAAGCCTAATGACCAAACTCGCTATCTGGTTAACCCCACTGGCAAATTTGTAATTGGGGGACCTCAAGGTGATTCTGGGCTCACTGGACGCAAAATTATTGTCGATACCTACGGCGGCTATGCCCGTCATGGTGGTGGCGCATTCTCTGGCAAAGATCCCACAAAGGTCGATCGCAGTGCAGCCTATGCGGCACGTCATGCAGCGAAAAACATTGTGGCGGCTGGTTTGGCTAGCAAGTGTGAGTTACAAATCAGTTATGCGATCGGTGTGGCACGTCCTACCAGTATGCACATTGATACCTTTGGCACTGGCAAGGTTGATGAAGAAACCCTATTGCGTCTAGTCAAAGACAATTTTGATTTACGTCCTGCGGCAATCATCAAGAACTTTGATTTGCAAAATCTACCTAGCACTAGAGGTGGTCGTTTCTATCAAAATGTCGCCGCCTATGGTCACTTAGGTCGGAACGATCTCGATCTTCCTTGGGAACGCTTAGACAAAGTAGAAATCTTGAAAAAGAACGCTTAA
- a CDS encoding FtsK/SpoIIIE domain-containing protein, which translates to MANIFSIISQRIKLAQTIQTLTDEFEQGERIVPKLKDAHRQELLSIEQKFEIQARKIQRELTHCLSLVLAYIQLVKDRADGVLLDELASVLAESSRTISGSHLLLDRIIEIVNGERQFLDTPSRQVSASWEDERWWKDTVANKYTPRIEGLAPMLLRTGTLRVIKGKQNKFEFDLGKFSHAEPLRKLLTRKEIELSLDQLPLLLQCRTFKKGKDSGHIAIFTNSPETRQAATAALEAIALRAIATFPVRKLQGIFIDPVSMGNTFPFKSIPEEIRGKRTYTTSDDIQEQLHKLIGHTEQVIQNYLSRDFDNIEAYNAAAEAIQEAYRYLFIADFPSKFDNKSFEYLNSLLVNGSRAGVYTIIHIDETLEKPRNFNYDLFKAHCQILRSAGKSYNGEPLFVYEFPEVTAINTKEDDTHLAGDDDVKLQIVNYIVKAFLITYGVDLRKDRSALQRLNEAAEMAKIELSTAGETEINLPYITATQERPLHLEISLNRSQFKQIYSNLPDRSNTFNKISSIVCYATLDKPPESDRFNQLTAMISKASGEVKVDTVAFSQLYPETLWTSDSRGEIRTAIGVAGAREKLEFWLGQNPKGLEVSQSLLFGKPGAGKSYTLHSIINGLAMRYAPDELELYLLDFKEGVEFQVYVDPDRGEDSGSSNDLDLTKALPHAKVISIESDREFGLSVLRKVNEQFQIRANEWKSVSNDITKVAEYRNKTNGKKMPRILIVIDEFQVLFEDNDSISAELNQIFDTIVKKGRAFGIHLLLASQSPNIKNITRSVYDLIDLRMAMQMNQNVAAMTLAEGNTDAVDLLDRPGRIIYNSDFGRKGSNEIGQVADASTDQRKKALRKIQETVQANGYQRPPTDQLVVFDGRHPTRLRNNGLLTVLASADTWLSPADIKDVINESNWRVRDFPSIAWVGEAMQIGYHSRAIFRRRSRSNMLIVGNIEENIFGILGGVLTSLVASHQPQKAEFHIIDLSDEDDRGSHWSSMTLNFLEAFSTYFPITIAKDFADRDRQISKANTTLQNIHAEFERRKQMREADPDMTNFGASIFFVAAIGTLERLNSLRPTVDNRGNPDMSDDAKKLMAIASQGAELGIHLILWVEGIKTLNQLFAGKERISLSNFDLRIGLTMPTDDSRALFNETLAANLTKLRAYFKDEATAANLEKFKPYAIPTKQEFATYVNYLEQKRE; encoded by the coding sequence ATGGCTAATATCTTTTCGATTATTTCACAACGAATTAAGCTGGCGCAAACGATTCAGACACTTACAGATGAGTTCGAGCAAGGAGAAAGAATTGTTCCTAAGTTGAAAGATGCTCATCGACAAGAATTGCTTTCTATCGAACAAAAATTTGAAATTCAAGCAAGAAAAATTCAACGGGAATTGACTCATTGTCTATCTTTAGTCCTAGCATATATTCAACTTGTAAAAGACAGAGCTGATGGAGTTTTGTTAGATGAACTAGCCAGTGTTTTGGCTGAATCATCACGCACAATATCTGGATCTCATTTATTGCTTGATCGTATTATTGAAATTGTTAATGGAGAGCGCCAATTCCTTGATACTCCCTCTAGACAAGTTAGCGCATCTTGGGAAGACGAGCGTTGGTGGAAAGATACTGTAGCAAACAAATATACTCCCAGAATAGAAGGACTCGCACCAATGTTACTTCGGACTGGGACTCTGCGGGTGATTAAAGGAAAGCAAAATAAGTTTGAGTTTGATCTGGGTAAATTTTCTCATGCAGAACCACTTCGTAAATTGCTGACGAGAAAAGAAATTGAATTGAGCCTAGATCAACTGCCTCTATTATTACAATGCCGAACTTTCAAGAAAGGAAAGGATTCTGGACATATTGCCATCTTCACCAATAGCCCTGAAACCAGACAAGCCGCAACTGCCGCCCTTGAAGCGATCGCCTTACGCGCTATAGCAACATTCCCAGTCCGTAAGCTACAAGGGATCTTTATCGATCCTGTTAGCATGGGCAATACCTTCCCCTTCAAGAGTATACCCGAAGAAATACGCGGCAAGCGCACCTACACAACCAGCGATGACATTCAAGAACAACTGCATAAACTGATTGGGCATACTGAGCAAGTCATCCAAAACTATCTCAGCCGTGATTTCGATAATATCGAAGCCTACAACGCTGCCGCCGAAGCGATTCAAGAGGCTTATCGTTATCTGTTTATTGCCGACTTTCCTAGCAAATTTGACAACAAATCTTTTGAATATCTCAATAGCCTTCTAGTCAATGGTTCCAGAGCAGGGGTTTACACAATCATTCACATTGACGAAACCCTCGAAAAACCCCGCAACTTTAATTACGACCTATTCAAAGCACATTGCCAGATTTTGCGATCCGCAGGGAAGTCCTACAATGGCGAGCCACTGTTTGTTTATGAATTCCCTGAAGTAACTGCAATTAACACAAAAGAAGATGATACGCATTTAGCTGGTGATGATGATGTCAAGCTTCAAATTGTAAATTATATTGTTAAAGCATTTTTAATAACCTATGGCGTGGATCTCCGTAAGGATCGGTCAGCTTTACAACGTCTGAATGAGGCTGCGGAAATGGCTAAAATTGAACTTTCGACAGCAGGCGAAACTGAAATTAATTTGCCGTATATTACCGCGACTCAAGAAAGACCATTACATTTAGAAATTAGTTTAAATCGCTCACAGTTTAAGCAAATATATTCAAACTTGCCCGATCGCTCAAATACTTTTAATAAAATTTCTAGCATCGTTTGCTATGCCACATTAGACAAACCACCCGAAAGCGATCGCTTTAACCAACTCACCGCCATGATTAGCAAAGCTAGTGGTGAAGTCAAAGTTGACACCGTTGCCTTCTCGCAGCTATACCCAGAAACCCTATGGACAAGCGATAGTCGTGGTGAAATTCGCACAGCGATCGGTGTCGCAGGTGCGCGAGAAAAACTAGAATTCTGGTTAGGACAAAATCCCAAGGGTTTAGAAGTCAGTCAATCGCTGCTATTTGGTAAACCGGGGGCAGGTAAAAGCTACACCTTGCACAGCATTATCAATGGGTTAGCGATGCGCTATGCTCCTGATGAATTGGAACTGTATCTACTTGACTTCAAAGAGGGCGTAGAATTTCAAGTCTATGTCGATCCCGATCGCGGTGAAGATTCTGGCTCTTCTAATGATCTCGATCTTACAAAAGCATTACCCCATGCTAAAGTCATCTCGATTGAAAGCGATCGCGAGTTTGGTTTGAGCGTCTTGCGTAAAGTCAATGAGCAGTTCCAGATTCGGGCTAACGAATGGAAATCGGTATCCAATGACATTACCAAGGTTGCCGAATATCGCAACAAAACCAATGGCAAGAAAATGCCGCGTATTCTCATCGTCATTGATGAGTTTCAGGTTTTATTTGAAGACAACGACAGCATCTCCGCAGAGCTAAACCAAATCTTTGACACCATTGTTAAAAAAGGTCGCGCTTTTGGGATTCACTTACTGTTAGCTTCTCAATCTCCCAATATCAAAAACATTACCCGCAGTGTCTATGACCTAATCGATCTGCGAATGGCAATGCAGATGAATCAAAATGTTGCTGCCATGACCTTAGCAGAAGGAAATACCGATGCTGTCGATTTACTTGATCGCCCAGGACGGATTATTTACAACTCTGACTTTGGGCGCAAAGGCAGTAACGAAATCGGTCAAGTTGCCGATGCCTCCACAGATCAACGCAAAAAAGCCCTACGCAAAATCCAAGAAACCGTACAAGCCAATGGCTACCAACGCCCACCCACCGATCAGCTAGTGGTCTTTGATGGTAGACATCCCACCCGCCTCCGCAATAATGGACTATTAACAGTTTTAGCATCGGCTGATACTTGGCTCAGTCCTGCGGATATCAAGGATGTTATCAACGAGTCTAACTGGCGCGTACGAGACTTTCCCAGCATTGCATGGGTCGGTGAAGCGATGCAAATCGGCTACCATAGCCGCGCCATCTTCCGCCGCCGTAGCCGCAGCAATATGCTTATAGTCGGCAACATCGAAGAAAATATCTTTGGTATCCTCGGCGGCGTTTTGACCAGCCTTGTTGCCAGCCATCAACCCCAAAAAGCCGAATTTCACATCATCGACCTCTCCGATGAAGACGATCGCGGTAGTCACTGGTCAAGCATGACCCTTAATTTCCTTGAAGCCTTCTCAACCTATTTCCCCATCACGATCGCTAAAGACTTCGCCGACCGCGATCGCCAAATCAGCAAAGCAAATACTACCCTGCAAAATATTCACGCCGAATTCGAGCGCCGTAAGCAAATGCGCGAAGCCGATCCCGATATGACTAATTTTGGTGCTTCCATCTTTTTTGTGGCAGCGATCGGCACATTAGAACGCCTCAATAGCTTGCGCCCCACCGTTGACAATCGCGGTAATCCCGATATGTCCGATGATGCGAAGAAATTAATGGCGATCGCCTCGCAGGGTGCAGAACTGGGTATTCATCTAATTCTCTGGGTAGAAGGTATCAAAACCTTAAATCAACTATTTGCAGGGAAAGAGCGTATTTCCCTCAGCAATTTCGACCTACGGATTGGCTTAACTATGCCTACCGATGACTCCCGTGCTTTATTCAATGAAACCCTAGCCGCCAATCTCACTAAACTTCGCGCCTATTTCAAAGATGAAGCCACAGCCGCTAATCTGGAGAAATTCAAACCATACGCCATTCCAACTAAACAGGAATTTGCAACCTATGTAAATTATTTAGAACAGAAAAGGGAGTAA
- a CDS encoding WXG100 family type VII secretion target, producing the protein MARDIDVNIDELSRFIDVLGNFQRQVGDEFKELEAKWKKCDESWQGESKERFTKEFEETTKTTQSALDAGDDAKKWLERFLEIVEEFERN; encoded by the coding sequence ATGGCAAGAGATATAGATGTCAATATTGATGAACTCAGTCGGTTTATCGATGTGTTGGGTAATTTCCAGAGACAAGTTGGTGATGAGTTTAAGGAACTAGAAGCCAAATGGAAGAAGTGTGATGAGTCTTGGCAAGGCGAATCCAAAGAACGCTTTACCAAAGAATTTGAAGAAACAACTAAGACAACTCAATCTGCGCTTGACGCGGGTGATGATGCTAAAAAATGGCTAGAGCGCTTTTTGGAAATAGTCGAAGAATTTGAAAGAAATTAA
- a CDS encoding nucleotidyltransferase domain-containing protein → MLTNTLNISDRLQFLLQELKSQLQELYGDRLFSVLLYGSVARGEATADSDIDVLVVLKGQVLPVQEVRRMADIRLHFLLEFGELVSIMPMSLEEFSDRSASFASKVRREAIAL, encoded by the coding sequence ATGCTCACTAACACTCTAAATATTAGCGATCGCTTACAGTTTCTTTTGCAAGAACTAAAATCACAATTGCAAGAGCTGTATGGCGATCGCCTATTTTCAGTGTTGCTATACGGCTCTGTTGCTAGAGGCGAAGCAACTGCTGATTCAGATATTGATGTGTTAGTAGTTCTAAAAGGGCAAGTTTTGCCAGTCCAAGAGGTTCGGCGGATGGCAGATATTCGCTTACATTTTTTGTTGGAGTTTGGAGAGTTGGTTTCGATTATGCCAATGTCGCTAGAGGAGTTTAGCGATCGCTCGGCATCTTTTGCGAGTAAAGTACGCCGTGAAGCGATCGCGCTATGA
- a CDS encoding Uma2 family endonuclease: protein MLLDIRLISVAEYHSMGELGILNPDEKVELLAGQIVKKAMKGTRHTSTNKRIEKVLENLLGDRVLVRTQDPIRLDNYSEPEPDVALVVPNLSFYADHHPTPSEVYLIIEIADTTLRQDCEYKAKLYAQAGIEDYWVLDINNRQLYVFRLPSPEGYLSRQVLSDGEVISPLAFPDIKVSISDFL from the coding sequence ATGTTGCTAGATATCCGCTTAATATCAGTTGCAGAATATCATTCTATGGGTGAGCTAGGTATTCTAAATCCTGATGAGAAAGTGGAACTGTTAGCGGGGCAAATTGTCAAAAAAGCTATGAAGGGAACGCGACATACATCCACAAATAAGCGTATAGAAAAAGTTTTAGAGAATCTTTTAGGCGATCGCGTATTGGTAAGAACACAAGATCCAATTAGACTGGACAATTATTCGGAGCCAGAGCCAGATGTGGCGCTTGTAGTTCCCAATCTTTCTTTTTATGCCGATCATCATCCCACACCATCAGAAGTTTATTTAATTATTGAAATAGCCGATACGACTCTGCGACAAGACTGTGAGTACAAGGCTAAGCTCTATGCCCAAGCGGGTATTGAGGACTATTGGGTATTAGATATTAATAATCGTCAGCTATATGTTTTTCGATTACCAAGTCCAGAGGGATATCTCTCCCGCCAAGTACTATCTGATGGCGAGGTGATTTCTCCTCTAGCATTTCCTGATATTAAGGTATCGATATCTGATTTCTTGTAA
- a CDS encoding T3SS (YopN, CesT) and YbjN peptide-binding chaperone 1, with product MEANNLKFQTTAQEACYEKVVTWIQEIFGKYPCARQDFPGLGMFVGSALVEILVFPWDENDAVINTRSYVVVGAELKPELMRYLLEENAKMIFGAFGISPDNEILFEHSIVGSTCSMKELEASVKAVMEIADEYDDKIVDRWGGKRALDRIHAGTLSNNGWSLPTL from the coding sequence ATGGAGGCAAATAACTTGAAATTTCAAACTACCGCTCAAGAAGCCTGCTATGAAAAAGTAGTAACGTGGATCCAAGAGATTTTTGGCAAATATCCCTGCGCTCGCCAAGATTTTCCCGGATTAGGAATGTTTGTCGGATCAGCATTAGTAGAAATATTAGTTTTTCCTTGGGACGAAAATGACGCGGTAATTAATACGCGATCGTATGTAGTGGTCGGAGCTGAATTAAAACCTGAACTGATGCGATATTTATTAGAAGAAAATGCCAAGATGATTTTTGGTGCTTTTGGAATTTCCCCCGACAATGAAATTCTCTTTGAACATTCCATCGTTGGTTCAACTTGTAGCATGAAGGAATTAGAAGCTTCTGTCAAGGCGGTGATGGAAATTGCTGATGAATATGACGATAAAATTGTCGATCGCTGGGGTGGTAAAAGAGCCTTAGATCGCATCCATGCAGGCACATTGTCTAACAATGGTTGGTCACTGCCCACATTGTAA
- a CDS encoding HEPN domain-containing protein, protein MTDIQKFIALANEEIETAELLVKAGRYRLYLSRSYYAMYYMSQALLLSEDFEASTHRGLFKLLGLHFVKTGKISNDLAKSLASAYDDQQMSDYNIRFEPTKEEALEAIFEAQKFIEFIYPMLDD, encoded by the coding sequence ATGACAGATATTCAGAAATTTATAGCATTGGCAAATGAAGAGATTGAGACGGCAGAGCTTTTGGTAAAGGCAGGACGTTATCGATTGTACTTATCACGGTCTTATTATGCGATGTACTATATGTCTCAAGCCTTGTTGCTTTCAGAGGATTTTGAGGCTTCTACTCATAGGGGGCTTTTCAAGTTATTAGGTTTACATTTTGTGAAGACTGGCAAAATTAGTAATGATTTAGCAAAATCTTTAGCAAGTGCTTACGATGACCAACAGATGAGTGATTACAATATTCGGTTTGAGCCAACTAAAGAGGAAGCATTAGAGGCTATTTTTGAAGCCCAAAAATTTATAGAGTTTATCTACCCTATGTTGGATGACTAA
- a CDS encoding NADP(H)-dependent aldo-keto reductase: MEYKRLGTSELLVSEICLGTMTYGQQNTIAEAHEQLDYAIARGINFIDTAEMYPVPPNAATQGRTEQYIGEWLAQPHIKQQRDKLIIATKIIGTGRNYSWLRDDSIAALSRKNILQAVDDSLKRLQTDYIDLYQIHWPDRNVPMFGQVTFEPQNEREMVAISDQLATFAELIQAGKIRHLGVSNETPWGLSEFSHTAKQLGLPKIVSIQNAYNLINRTFEMGLTEACYREQVGLLAYSPLGFGHLSGKYVQGSPSNTRITLFPQFGQRYKKVNVQAATAEYAAIAKKYDLSPTQLALAFVRSRWFVTSTIIGATTMEQLKENIDSAKVQLNTEILAEIDQVHARYFNPAP; encoded by the coding sequence ATGGAATACAAGAGACTTGGCACAAGTGAACTGTTAGTATCAGAAATATGTCTAGGGACAATGACCTATGGACAGCAAAACACGATCGCCGAAGCCCATGAGCAACTAGACTACGCGATCGCACGGGGGATTAACTTTATTGATACGGCAGAAATGTATCCAGTCCCACCCAATGCAGCAACGCAGGGTAGAACTGAGCAATATATTGGGGAATGGCTAGCCCAACCACACATTAAGCAACAACGAGATAAATTAATTATTGCTACCAAAATTATTGGCACAGGTCGTAATTACAGTTGGTTACGAGATGACTCGATCGCGGCTTTAAGTCGTAAAAATATTTTGCAAGCAGTTGATGATAGCCTCAAGAGATTGCAAACTGACTATATCGATCTTTATCAAATCCACTGGCCAGATCGCAATGTACCGATGTTTGGGCAGGTCACATTTGAGCCACAAAATGAGCGGGAAATGGTGGCGATCTCCGATCAATTAGCCACATTTGCGGAACTAATTCAAGCAGGTAAAATTCGTCATTTGGGAGTTAGCAATGAAACACCTTGGGGCCTTAGCGAATTTAGCCATACTGCCAAGCAGTTAGGTTTACCGAAAATTGTCTCGATTCAAAATGCCTATAACCTGATCAATCGCACCTTTGAAATGGGGCTAACCGAAGCTTGCTATCGTGAGCAAGTGGGGCTACTAGCCTATAGTCCTTTGGGATTTGGGCATCTTTCAGGCAAATATGTCCAAGGTTCGCCTAGCAATACCCGTATTACCCTATTCCCGCAGTTTGGACAGCGCTATAAGAAGGTAAATGTACAGGCGGCGACTGCGGAATATGCAGCGATCGCAAAAAAATATGATTTATCTCCAACCCAATTGGCGCTAGCATTTGTGCGAAGTCGGTGGTTTGTTACCAGTACAATTATTGGCGCAACCACGATGGAACAACTCAAGGAAAATATCGACAGTGCTAAAGTACAGCTAAATACTGAGATTTTAGCCGAAATCGACCAAGTTCATGCCCGCTACTTTAATCCTGCGCCTTAA
- a CDS encoding MBL fold metallo-hydrolase, translating into MANLKHRRSQNIAGDFYVDSSCIDCDTCRWMAPEVFNWQDDQSAVYQQPQDELQRIKAMQALLACPTASIGTVEKPTDIKAIQEQFPLLVAENVYHCGYHSESSYGAASYLIQRPEGNILVDSPRFAPPLVKQIENMGGIRYMYLTHRDDIADHEKYHQHFQCDRILHIDDISSGTKSVEIQLQSVENYQLDTDLLIIPVAGHTKGHTVLLYQEKFLFSGDHLAWSDRLQQLHAFRNACWYSWTELGKSMARLATYNFEWVLPGHGRRFHSDRATMQQQMRKCLEYIDNLA; encoded by the coding sequence ATGGCTAACCTCAAACATCGTCGATCGCAAAATATTGCTGGTGATTTTTATGTAGATAGTAGTTGCATCGATTGCGATACCTGTCGTTGGATGGCTCCAGAAGTCTTTAACTGGCAGGATGACCAATCAGCAGTTTACCAACAACCACAGGATGAGTTGCAAAGAATCAAAGCAATGCAAGCGCTGTTGGCTTGTCCTACTGCGTCAATTGGCACTGTCGAGAAGCCGACCGATATTAAAGCTATCCAAGAGCAATTTCCTCTACTAGTCGCCGAAAATGTCTATCACTGCGGTTATCACTCTGAGAGTTCCTACGGTGCAGCAAGTTACTTGATTCAACGTCCTGAAGGAAATATTCTGGTGGATTCTCCTCGCTTTGCACCACCGCTTGTGAAACAAATTGAGAACATGGGCGGAATTCGTTATATGTATCTCACCCATCGTGATGATATCGCCGATCATGAGAAGTATCATCAACATTTTCAGTGCGATCGCATTCTGCATATTGACGATATTTCCTCAGGAACTAAATCCGTAGAGATTCAACTACAAAGTGTAGAAAATTATCAATTAGATACTGATTTACTGATTATTCCCGTTGCTGGACATACCAAGGGACACACGGTTTTACTCTATCAGGAGAAGTTTCTATTTAGTGGCGATCATCTGGCATGGTCAGATCGTTTACAACAACTTCACGCTTTTCGGAATGCTTGTTGGTATTCGTGGACAGAACTCGGTAAGTCGATGGCAAGGTTAGCGACTTACAATTTTGAATGGGTACTTCCCGGTCACGGCAGAAGATTTCATAGCGATCGCGCCACCATGCAGCAACAAATGCGTAAATGCCTCGAATATATCGACAACCTCGCCTAG
- a CDS encoding phosphodiester glycosidase family protein, with protein MKMTYHKTLISLIAVSFSQFLIADSAPSAPVPESGNVIQLNGQPWSGRWIRRVEQGQQNLYVQEDWLTGGLGVQMMDSEKADRQRVRWFSSPTFSRVAFDSTGRFRYLDLTPFAEQWRTEIIGNSLNIYTPDTKIQAVRRSKQAWGDRLVIDLNRRTPWRVSHQGNVINVVVSAEMAADQPIGTNTTAGNLVKSVTVQQQGKLTQIQIDTNEAINPAIELLSSPTPRMVIDLRRDYVPPSLTVQWADGLKRIEKIVEIPNKPKTDKDPKTIKFSVTALEVDLKQPRLKLRPIWSNPDGSPNGILGLLPVPQMVEKVQAVGAINGGFFNRIRQLPVGAIREGNRWIAGTALVRGTIAWNEKGETLIDRLNFTEEITTANQTKITLTNLNSGYVQRGIARYTPNWGSGYTPLTENELLIVVRGDRVVAQYQGGAVGVGQVAIPSDGYVLVARQSPEAAKQLPVGMTVRGRQAFVPEKFSNFPNLIGAGPLLLKNGNISLDGKLETFQAGFDTQAADRSAIATTKEKGKLLLATVQAAPEGVAPNLLQTAEVLRKLGAVDALNLDGGSSSTLFLGGNILNRPITEIAPVHNAIAIFISPPPANPQF; from the coding sequence ATGAAAATGACATACCATAAAACGCTAATTTCCCTTATTGCTGTCAGTTTTAGCCAATTTCTCATTGCGGATAGCGCTCCTTCCGCCCCCGTACCTGAGAGCGGCAATGTAATTCAACTCAATGGACAGCCTTGGTCAGGACGATGGATCAGGCGAGTGGAACAGGGACAGCAAAATCTGTATGTGCAGGAAGACTGGCTGACGGGTGGCTTAGGTGTGCAGATGATGGATTCCGAAAAAGCCGATCGCCAAAGGGTGCGCTGGTTTTCTAGCCCTACCTTTTCGCGAGTAGCTTTTGATAGTACAGGGAGATTTCGCTATCTCGATCTCACTCCCTTTGCCGAGCAATGGCGGACAGAAATTATTGGCAATTCCCTCAATATTTACACTCCTGACACGAAAATACAGGCGGTGCGGCGCAGTAAACAGGCTTGGGGCGATCGCCTTGTGATTGATCTCAATCGGCGTACTCCTTGGCGAGTGAGTCATCAGGGTAATGTGATTAATGTCGTGGTGTCAGCAGAGATGGCTGCCGATCAACCGATTGGCACAAATACCACCGCAGGCAATCTGGTGAAATCGGTAACGGTGCAACAACAGGGCAAATTAACCCAAATTCAGATTGATACTAATGAGGCGATTAATCCTGCGATCGAGCTTTTGAGTAGTCCCACGCCCCGCATGGTGATTGATCTGCGCCGTGACTATGTACCACCGAGTCTCACGGTGCAATGGGCTGATGGATTAAAGAGAATTGAAAAAATTGTCGAGATTCCCAATAAACCGAAAACGGATAAAGATCCCAAAACGATTAAGTTCTCCGTTACAGCTTTGGAAGTTGATCTCAAGCAACCAAGGCTAAAATTACGTCCGATTTGGAGTAATCCCGATGGCTCACCCAATGGTATCCTCGGTTTATTACCAGTGCCGCAAATGGTGGAAAAAGTTCAAGCGGTAGGCGCGATTAATGGAGGATTCTTTAATCGGATTCGTCAATTACCCGTAGGTGCAATCCGTGAAGGTAATCGCTGGATTGCAGGAACGGCTCTAGTCAGAGGTACGATCGCGTGGAATGAGAAGGGAGAGACACTAATCGATCGCCTCAACTTCACTGAAGAAATTACTACTGCCAATCAAACCAAAATCACGCTCACAAATCTCAATAGCGGCTATGTCCAACGCGGAATTGCTCGTTATACTCCCAACTGGGGCAGTGGTTATACGCCATTGACTGAAAATGAATTGCTGATCGTAGTCCGTGGCGATCGCGTAGTTGCTCAGTACCAAGGTGGTGCAGTCGGGGTGGGACAGGTTGCCATTCCTAGTGATGGGTATGTTTTAGTGGCAAGACAATCTCCTGAAGCAGCAAAACAATTACCTGTGGGAATGACCGTGCGCGGTCGTCAAGCCTTCGTTCCCGAAAAGTTTTCTAACTTTCCTAACTTGATTGGTGCGGGGCCCCTGTTACTGAAAAATGGCAATATATCCCTAGATGGCAAATTAGAAACTTTCCAAGCAGGTTTTGATACCCAAGCTGCCGATCGCAGTGCGATCGCTACCACCAAGGAAAAAGGCAAACTACTTCTCGCCACAGTGCAAGCGGCTCCTGAAGGCGTTGCCCCTAATCTGTTGCAAACTGCGGAAGTTCTCAGAAAGCTCGGTGCAGTTGATGCGCTAAATCTCGATGGAGGTAGTTCTTCCACTCTGTTCCTCGGTGGCAATATCCTCAATCGTCCTATAACTGAGATTGCCCCTGTCCACAATGCGATCGCGATTTTCATCTCTCCACCTCCAGCTAATCCTCAATTCTAA